TCGTCTCCACTGATGAGGCTGATTCCTCGGAGCTCCGGGTTGCCCTGCACGTGCAGCGCTTTGATGACATTCCACCGGGCGTCCGGGTCGCTGATCTTGACGCCGCACTGATCGGCGCTGCACGAGGCTCCTACGAAATAGAGCCGGTCAGTGGTTTTCAGATAAGGGCGCATCATCGCGGACTGGTCGGTTAATTGAAGGGTGAACGTCCCTGTGGCGGTGATCTGCCCGCTGATCAACACGTCGTCATTGCTGGTGACGAGGCCGATCAATTGAGTCCCGTGTGTCCACCCGGTCACCTTGCCACTGTGGGCGACGGGCGCGGCGAGGGCGAGGCCGAACAGCAAGCCGGCCAGCGGGAGATGTCTGGGCTTCATTGTGCTTAAGATAACAATCGGACCGCTGTGCCGGAGACGCAGATACGCCCACGTCACAGTGCTATCAACAAAGTGCACCGACCCGCCATCGATCCGCGCCTTGAAATAGAGCGGTCCAGTCGAAACCGTGTCAGTCGGTCTCGTTCCACCGAGCGCGTCAAAGCCAGGCGACACGTGCACCACCGCGCCACGAGCCTCCACGGGGACGTGGCCGGCCTATCGCGGGCGTTGAAGCCAGCAGCGCAGATGCTCGCCAGCGTCGTCCTGGCGAGCATTCCTCGAAGTGCAGTTCGATGATTAAGAGCGCCTATCAAAACCTCAGGTTGGGGGCGCAAGGTGAGGCATGGCCACCTCCCTGGTCAGCGACGAGTTGTGGCAGCTGATTCAGCCACTGCTCCCACCCGAAACACCCAGACCCAGAGGCGGCCGACCCCGGGTGCCTGACCGAGCCGCACTGGAAGGCATCCTCTACTTGCTCAAGACCGGCATCGGCTGGGAACACCTCCCCCGTGAGCTCGGGTATGGCAGCGGCATGACCTGCTGGCGACGGCTGCGGGACTGGCACGCGGCGGGTGTCTTCACCCGCCTGCACCAGGTGCTCCTTGACCGGATGGCGCAGGCGGATCACCTCGACTGGTCACGGGCGTGTGTGGACAGCACGAGCATCCCCGCCGCCCGGGGGGGGCCCAGACCGGCCCGAACCCCACGGATCGCGGCCGGCCAGGCAGCAAACGTCATGTGATCGTCGATGGCCGCGGGACGCCGCTGGCGGTGCTGATCTCGCCAGCGAATCGGCATGACAGCATGCTGTTCGAAGCGCTGCTGGACGCGGTGCCGCCCATCCACAATGGGCGGCGTGGGCATCCTCGCACCCGCCCAGAGAGGCTTCATGCGGACAAGGCGTACGACATTCCCCGGTGCCGCCGGGCATGCCACAAACGTGGGATCAAAGTGCGAATTGCACGCCGGGGTCGAGAGTCGAGTGAGCGGTTGGGACGGCACCGCTGGGTGGTGGAGCGGACACTGGCATGGTTCAGCCGCTTCCGTCGGCTTCGGGTGCGGTACGAGGTGCGGGCGGACATCCACCTGGCGTTCACGCAGTTGGCCTGCTGCCTCATCACGTTCAAGCAGCACCAACGGTTTTGTTAGGCACTCTAAACCTTGAGGGCGACGGCTTGAAGGAAGACGTTAGGGTTCATCGGCGTCACCGGCAAGGATGTGCTTGAGCACCACATCGGTGTCTGCAGGGGCTTCCATGCCGAAGTCATGCGGGAGCGGCCGCCGGCATTGGGGCCTGACCTGCCGGACTCACACATTCAAGCCCGCGAGATGCAGTGCTGGGGCCGCTGTGACGCCTACTTTCGAGCCCCCCTGGTTCTGTCAGTAGCTTGCCCGGCACCATCGCGGGGTCGGCGTCCGGACGCTGCCCTCAGCCGACGCCGACAGGAGACTGCCTCTATGAAAAAACTTGTTGTCCTTGGTGCTTTTCTTGCTTCTGTGGCCAGTGCTTCCATTCCGAAGGACACCCTGGTGTTCATGTCCGCTGGCGACATTTCGACCCTGGACCCTGGCGCGACCTACGACGTGTTCTCTTCGGGTCTGGTCGACCAGATGTACGAAACGCTGCTGACCTACCGAGGGACCAGCATCAAGGACCTGGAGCCCCTGCTGGCGACCGGGTGGGCCGTCAGTAACGGCGGCAAGACCTACACCTTCGACCTGCGCAGGAACGTCATATTCCACAGCGGCGCCACCATGACCTGTGCCGACGCCGAGTACACCTTCGAACGCAATCTGGTGACCAACAGCGGCGCCTCAGGCAACTGGTTCCTGTCGGAGGCGCTGCTGGGGGGCGCCGCCAATGCCCATGACGACAAAAGCGTCACCTGGGCCAGGATTGACCGCTCTGTTGAATGCAACGCCAAGGGCCAACTGATCTTCACGCTGCCCAAGGTCGATCCCGCCTTTCTGGCGAAGCTGGCCTACTCCGGTCAGGCCATCGTTGAGAAGAAGTACACGGCCGGCCTGGGGGAATGGAGCGGCACCGAGCGGGACTGGAAAGCCTGGGTGGGGAAAGACCTGACCGGCAGCACTCTCAGCAAGAAGCCCAACGGCACCGGTCCGTACCGGCTGGTGCGGGCTGACGCCAATGTCCACCTGTTTGAGGCATGGAGCAAGTACTGGGGCCAGGCGCCTGCCATCCAGCATGTGATTCGCCAGAGGGTACCCGAACTGGCGACCCGCCAGCAGGCGTTCCTCCGGGGCGACGCGGACTTCATTGAGGGTGCTGGGCGCAGCGTGGATGAGGCGCAGGTCAAAGGCAAGCCGGGCGTGGCCTGGGTGGATAACCTGTCCAATGTGGGGGCCGCCGCCATCGTCATGAACCAGAACATTGCAAACCGGAACCTGCTGGGCAGTGGGAAGCTGGACGGCAAGGGCATTCCCGCGAACTTCTTCAGTGATGTCAACGTCCGCCGTGCGTTCAACGCGGCCTTCAATGCCCAGCAGTTCATCCGGGACGTGCAGGACGGCAAGGGTATAGACCGCACCATGCTGCTTCCAGAATCGTTCCCGGGGTATGACGCCGGCGTGGGCCAATACCGCTATGACGCGGCAGCGGCGACAGCCTTCTTCAAGAAAGCTTGGGGCGGCCAGGTCTGGAACAACGGCTTCACCTTGACCGCCAATTACCGTGCCGACACCCCGGCCGCTCAGGCCGCCATGGAACTCCTGAAGAAGAACGTGGAAGCGCTGAATCCCAAGTTCCGGGTCAACCTTCTGCCCAAGCCCTGGAGCGAACTGTTTGCCACGTCCACCCGGGGCGAGGAAGCCATGGTGCTGATTGGTTGGGCTCCCGACTACGCGGACGCCGACAACTTCCTGTACACCTTCTATGCCAGTGATGGCTTTTACAGCCCCAGCAGTCACTTTAAAGATGATCAGATCGACCTTTGGCTCAAGGCGGCGCGCGCCACGGTGAACACCGCCGAGCGCAACCGGCTCTACAGCCTGGTGGGCCGGCGGGCCTACGAGCAGGCGCCTTCAATCATTCTGCCGGCGCCGGTGGGCTACGCCTTTTACCGCAGCGAGGTTCAGGGATGGACGTTCAACCCCATGACGGCGCTGCTGTGGAAGCGGCTGAGCAAAACCTGATCAGCCCAGCAGGCCACCAGTACTCCTGGTCGGGGTCAGGAAAAGCCCCAGCAGGTAGGTGCCCGCGCCGCCCGCCTGATGGTGACGCTCGACCAGGGCCTGCAGCTCCTGATTGAAGGCGCGCGCCTGGGTGTAGTCCATCCGCACGGTCTGAAAGAGGCTGACGACAGCCGGGAATGGCTGGTCCGGGGCGGGCCAGGGTTCCCGGTTCTGGTCGGCGAAGGTGAACAGAAACCCGTCCGGCAGGTCTCCCGTCAGCATGCCGGCCACAGGCTGCGGATCATGTTCCAGGGCGTACTGGAATTCGGTCCGGAAGGTCTGCATGAACGGCTCCAGCCCTTCCCAGAGATAGGCGTCAAGTGGCACCAGGGTTCGGGGAATGAAAAAGCGCCGCGCCGGACACCTGTAGACTTGCACGCTGCGGCCTGGACGACGCACTTCGCGCAGGGGTAAGAGCAGCTGCAGGCGAAGCAGCCCCTTCACGCGGCGGTAGACGGTCTGAAGGGGCAGGTTGAGCTGGCGTGCGGCGGCCGCGACGGTATTGCCCTCCGGACTCATGAACAGGCGAAGCAACTGCACCTGTTCCAGCTGTCCCAAACAGCGCGCCACGTCCAACGAGGTGACCGTCACGACGTCGCTGGACGTGGGCAGCACAGAGGTCATGGCCCCATGTTACCCAGCAGCATGGCCAGCCAGTCCGAGTGAAGGTTCCCGGTCTGAGGCGGGATCTGCTCGCTGGTGAGCCCGCCGAGGGAAATCCGCTCCTTCTGGTGGGTTTTCCAGTTTCAGGAGCATGAACCCAGTGAGGCGCTTGACCTGGTCCAGGTCGCGGTGGGCCAGCCCCTCCCGCAATTCCAGGTGAGGAGAAAAGTGCAGGTCCGTCCTCAGGTTGTCGAGCGCATCCTGAACGCTCTCGACGTAATGGATGGGTCGAGGCGCCGCGGCACGTCCGGGAAGCGCTTGTTCAACCCTTGCGAATCGATACCGCAGATGCTCCGGCGGTACAGGTACGGCTCGGTCAGCTGCAAGACCTGGAGGAAGTCACCTTTGGACAGCCGCCCTTCCTGCCAGTCGCTGTCTGCCACCAATGGGGAAACGCCGGCTCAGGGCAGTCGATGGACGTCCCTGCCCGAGGTCGCCTCCGGCCCCCTTGCAGGTGTCCACACTCCTGGAAGAGCTGGCCCCTGCTCGGTCGCTGATTGGGGACAAACGTACGACTTGATGCCGGTTCAGGACACATGGCTGGCGCTTCTACCGCAGCTGGACATCTGGCGGCGCCGCGATTTGGGTTCCCTCACGCGTCACGGTTTCCTGGGTTGAATGACACTTACTCATTATTACGAGGTCAACCCGGTAAGCCAGGCCACACTAGACTCAACAGCGTCAAACCACCGTCCAAGGTGAGGGGAACGGCCGTTCCCCGCCGTGCATCAACTGCGCACAGCATCAGGAGCCAACCATGGGGAAGGCATGACGACCCTCGAAATCCGTGTGCTGGGACCGCCCACCCTGCACCTGAACGGCCAGGCGCTTACGGTCCGGTCCCAGAAGGCCCTGGCACTGATGTGCGTCCTGGCCCTGGACGGGCCGACCCTGCGCAGCACGCTCGCCACACTGCTGTGGCAACGCCAGCAGCGCCAGGCACTGCACAACGTGCGCAACGCCCTGCTCGCCCTGCGCCACGACCTCGGGGACGCCGCCCAGGTCCTCGAGGCAGACCGGCACGCCGTATGGCTGCGCGAAGGGTCGTTCACGTTGGACGCACACGCTCTCTCCGTCTGCTCTCCAGGGGAGCTCTGCCATCTCTGGCGCGGATCCTTTCTGCAGGGCTTGCAAGTGCGTGACAGCCCGCCTTTCGAGGAATGGGGCAGCCAATGGGAGGCACAACTGGTGGTGGGGTCGACCGACCGGGCCCTGACCCTCGCCGGGGAGGCCCTGGCGGGCGGGAACCTCCCACTCACGGAGCGACTGGCCCAGTTCATTCTGAAGCTCGATCCCCTGGCCGAACAGGCCGCAGCCCTGCTCGTGTACGCCCACCGTGAGACGGGACGCACGGACCTCGCACGTCAGGTCGAGACAGCCTTCACCCGCCGGTATCAAAGTGAACTGGGCGATGCTCCAGATCTGCGGTGGTCTCCAGTCGCCATTCCTGCCGATCCGCCGGCCGGGCAAGACCATTTGCCTCAGGTGCTGACCAGCTTCGTCGGTCGGAAGCGGGAGCGGGCGCACCTCCTCGCCCTGCTCGGCCAGCCCGGCCGGCGCCTGATCACCCTGCACGGGCTGGGCGGGGTCGGCAAGACCCGCCTCGCCCTGGAAGTCGCCCGGGACGCCGCTGACCGCTTCGACGCCTCGTTCTTCGTCCCGCTGGACGATCTCATGGACCCCGCCCGCATCCCGGTCAGGATCGCGCAGGTCACGGGCCTCCCCCTGAACAGTACGGGCGACCCGCTGGCGGACCTCGCAGCGGGCATCGGGAGGAACAAGTGGCTGCTGATTCTCGACAACTGCGAGCAGTTCGTGGGCAGCGCCGCGCTGTTCTCGAGGCTGCTGCTGGCCTGCCCGCACCTGACCCTGCTGGTCACGTCCCGGGAGGCGCTGCAGCTCAAGGCCGAGCACCTCGTCACCCTCACCGGCCTGCGCACCCACGGAGACGCCCTGCCCGAAGCGGCCCGGCTGTTCCTGGACCGCGCCAGGCAAGCAGGACGCATTGCCGAGGACGACCTGGATCTCCAACACGTTCAGCACGTATGCACGTCCACAGGCGGCCTGCCTCTGGCCGTGGAACTGCTCGCCAGTCTCGCCGGTCAGCACGGTTTGCCTGGGTTCGGCACTCGTCTTCACCACGCTGCCTTGACGCTGGAGAGCCCGTGGCAGGACGTGCGGGCCCGCCACCGGTCCGTGCAGGCAGCCTTCGAACACTCCTGGCTCCACCTCGATACCGAGGACCGGGGCAAGCTCGCGCGCCTGTCGGTCTTCGAAGGGGGCTTCACGCCGGAAGCCGCACTGGCGGTCACGCATGCCGGCCCGGCCCTGCTGCAGCGGTTCGTGGCCCGGTCCCTGCTCGAAGGGCCCCGGGCCGGGCGGTACCGGCTGCATCCCCTGCTGCACGAGTACCTCCGCGCCAAGCTCAGGGCGGTGCCCGGCGAGCCGGACGCCACCTGCCGAGCGCACGCCCGGTATTACCTGGCGCACATTCACGCCCGCAACACCGCGGCGAGCGGGGCCGCGTCCCCGGACCTCCTCGAGTTCGTCTGTGACGAGGAGAGCAACCTGCGCGCCCTGGTGGCGTTTTTGATGCATCAGGGTGAATTTGGGAAACTCGTGTCGCTGGCCGAACCGCTGATGTGGTTCT
This is a stretch of genomic DNA from Deinococcus ficus. It encodes these proteins:
- a CDS encoding IS5 family transposase (programmed frameshift), with translation MATSLVSDELWQLIQPLLPPETPRPRGGRPRVPDRAALEGILYLLKTGIGWEHLPRELGYGSGMTCWRRLRDWHAAGVFTRLHQVLLDRMAQADHLDWSRACVDSTSIPAARGGPQTGPNPTDRGRPGSKRHVIVDGRGTPLAVLISPANRHDSMLFEALLDAVPPIHNGRRGHPRTRPERLHADKAYDIPRCRRACHKRGIKVRIARRGRESSERLGRHRWVVERTLAWFSRFRRLRVRYEVRADIHLAFTQLACCLITFKQHQRFC
- a CDS encoding ABC transporter substrate-binding protein encodes the protein MKKLVVLGAFLASVASASIPKDTLVFMSAGDISTLDPGATYDVFSSGLVDQMYETLLTYRGTSIKDLEPLLATGWAVSNGGKTYTFDLRRNVIFHSGATMTCADAEYTFERNLVTNSGASGNWFLSEALLGGAANAHDDKSVTWARIDRSVECNAKGQLIFTLPKVDPAFLAKLAYSGQAIVEKKYTAGLGEWSGTERDWKAWVGKDLTGSTLSKKPNGTGPYRLVRADANVHLFEAWSKYWGQAPAIQHVIRQRVPELATRQQAFLRGDADFIEGAGRSVDEAQVKGKPGVAWVDNLSNVGAAAIVMNQNIANRNLLGSGKLDGKGIPANFFSDVNVRRAFNAAFNAQQFIRDVQDGKGIDRTMLLPESFPGYDAGVGQYRYDAAAATAFFKKAWGGQVWNNGFTLTANYRADTPAAQAAMELLKKNVEALNPKFRVNLLPKPWSELFATSTRGEEAMVLIGWAPDYADADNFLYTFYASDGFYSPSSHFKDDQIDLWLKAARATVNTAERNRLYSLVGRRAYEQAPSIILPAPVGYAFYRSEVQGWTFNPMTALLWKRLSKT
- a CDS encoding helix-turn-helix transcriptional regulator, coding for MTSVLPTSSDVVTVTSLDVARCLGQLEQVQLLRLFMSPEGNTVAAAARQLNLPLQTVYRRVKGLLRLQLLLPLREVRRPGRSVQVYRCPARRFFIPRTLVPLDAYLWEGLEPFMQTFRTEFQYALEHDPQPVAGMLTGDLPDGFLFTFADQNREPWPAPDQPFPAVVSLFQTVRMDYTQARAFNQELQALVERHHQAGGAGTYLLGLFLTPTRSTGGLLG
- a CDS encoding ATP-binding protein: MTTLEIRVLGPPTLHLNGQALTVRSQKALALMCVLALDGPTLRSTLATLLWQRQQRQALHNVRNALLALRHDLGDAAQVLEADRHAVWLREGSFTLDAHALSVCSPGELCHLWRGSFLQGLQVRDSPPFEEWGSQWEAQLVVGSTDRALTLAGEALAGGNLPLTERLAQFILKLDPLAEQAAALLVYAHRETGRTDLARQVETAFTRRYQSELGDAPDLRWSPVAIPADPPAGQDHLPQVLTSFVGRKRERAHLLALLGQPGRRLITLHGLGGVGKTRLALEVARDAADRFDASFFVPLDDLMDPARIPVRIAQVTGLPLNSTGDPLADLAAGIGRNKWLLILDNCEQFVGSAALFSRLLLACPHLTLLVTSREALQLKAEHLVTLTGLRTHGDALPEAARLFLDRARQAGRIAEDDLDLQHVQHVCTSTGGLPLAVELLASLAGQHGLPGFGTRLHHAALTLESPWQDVRARHRSVQAAFEHSWLHLDTEDRGKLARLSVFEGGFTPEAALAVTHAGPALLQRFVARSLLEGPRAGRYRLHPLLHEYLRAKLRAVPGEPDATCRAHARYYLAHIHARNTAASGAASPDLLEFVCDEESNLRALVAFLMHQGEFGKLVSLAEPLMWFYPLHGRMPEGLRTFEHLVQELPVGDPQGQQARRAFLASHGLLCLFIGHLDRAVELLTAAVDTAEGDPLQLNRALDGLGQAHYRAGQFGLAVEPLARAVQLARTLNDPVRLLRTLNDYALALALTDQPHQAEDVHAEARTLHTTGQVPLGLDIVWLHTHHGLLAMLREQPGEALGAWNAAIGAAQAVNTPGLIPVVQALKALVMIDDGLNGAPRPEAASQADALCRAFLPVTEASGEQFAQALLLVLQGRLEAWRGDLRLGLQRVWAGLGRACDTHNGMVVQLALPVLISLLAQAGQAEEAGLLIGRVLHGPDTTAWLRTRARRCQAGLRQAAGQQPESPQEAALELRQVLGALRSRA